In the Agrococcus sp. Marseille-Q4369 genome, one interval contains:
- the rbsK gene encoding ribokinase yields the protein MGEAAGVAVGAVLVVGSINVDVTAFAPRAPQPGETLSGDSFELQLGGKGANQAVAAARAGATTHMVGCVGDDAFAGLVTSSLGAAGVDLEHVRTVPGHTGVAHIRVVERGENDIVVIPEANAALDDAQLERAFAALAGTARVLLTQLETPFATTLVAARLAREAGMTVILDPAPAVPLDDAIWPLIDLVKPNETEASLLTGIEVDSRESAERAGRWFLDRGAGAALITMGGEGSVLVTAGSVTLHEALRVDVVDTTAAGDAYAGHLAASIARGLPIDEAIRRAGAAGAITVTRRGSSSSVPTAGEVDALLG from the coding sequence ATGGGCGAGGCAGCGGGCGTGGCGGTCGGCGCCGTGCTCGTCGTCGGCTCGATCAACGTCGACGTGACGGCGTTCGCACCCCGCGCGCCGCAGCCCGGCGAGACGCTCTCGGGCGACTCCTTCGAGCTCCAGCTCGGCGGCAAGGGCGCGAACCAAGCCGTCGCCGCGGCGCGGGCGGGCGCGACGACGCACATGGTCGGATGCGTCGGCGACGACGCGTTCGCGGGTCTCGTGACGTCGAGCCTCGGCGCCGCCGGCGTCGACCTCGAGCACGTGCGCACCGTGCCCGGTCACACGGGCGTCGCCCACATCCGCGTCGTCGAGCGCGGCGAGAACGACATCGTCGTGATCCCGGAGGCGAACGCGGCCCTCGACGACGCGCAGCTCGAGCGCGCGTTCGCCGCGCTCGCCGGCACCGCGCGCGTCTTGCTCACGCAGCTCGAGACGCCGTTCGCGACGACGCTCGTCGCGGCCCGGCTCGCGCGCGAGGCCGGCATGACGGTCATCCTCGACCCGGCACCCGCGGTGCCGCTCGACGACGCGATCTGGCCGCTCATCGACCTCGTCAAGCCCAACGAGACCGAGGCGAGCCTGCTCACCGGCATCGAGGTCGACTCGCGGGAGTCGGCCGAGCGCGCCGGGCGCTGGTTCCTCGATAGGGGCGCTGGCGCGGCGCTCATCACGATGGGCGGCGAGGGCAGCGTGCTCGTGACCGCGGGGTCGGTCACGCTCCACGAGGCGCTGCGGGTCGACGTCGTCGACACGACGGCCGCGGGAGACGCCTACGCGGGGCACCTGGCAGCATCCATCGCCAGGGGCCTCCCGATCGACGAGGCCATCCGCCGAGCCGGCGCCGCGGGCGCGATCACCGTCACGCGCCGCGGCAGCTCGTCGAGCGTGCCGACGGCGGGCGAGGTCGACGCGCTGCTCGGCTGA